CGATGCGCTGCCTCGGCATTATTCCCTCATACAGACCAGAAGTTGATTTTCATGCTTATAAATTCGGACTGGATGACAAATAAATTCGAAGATTTCCTTTATGACATTGTTCAACGCCTGGTGATCGTAGAGCGCGTGATGGAATTATCACACGCTGAAAATGAAACCCCTGATAACTTTGACGAGGTGGCGTGATGAGTACCGCATTATCAAATATGGCCGGAAAGCTGGCTGAACGCCTCGGCATGGATGCCGGTGATGATCTGGTTGGCGTGTTAAAGGCAACCGCCTTTTCTGGCGAAGCTACCGATGCCCAGTTTACCGCATTACTCATCGTTGCCAATCAGTACGGGCTAAATCCATTCACGAAGGAAATCTACGCCTTCCCGGATAAACAGAATGGCATTGTCCCGGTGGTTGGCGTTGACGGGTGGGCACGGATCATTAACGGGCACGACCAGTTCGACGGGATGGAATTCGAACAGGATATAGAATCCTGCACATGCAAAATTTACCGGAAAGATCGCAATCACCCGATCAGCGTCACCGAGTGGATGGATGAATGTAAACGCGAAGCCTTTAAGTCTAAAAGTGGCTATGAGGTTAAAGGGCCGTGGCAGTCCCACCCGAAACGGATGCTGCGCCACAAGGCAATGATCCAGTGCGCACGTCTGGCCTTCGGCTTTGCCGGGATCTACGACAAGGACGAAGCCGAGCGCGTGATTGAGGGAACAACCGCTGAGGTGAATGTCGGCAGGGAAAGCGATTCCCGCCGCCCGGAACTTATCAGCAAAGGCGAAGATGCCGCTAAATCTGGTGCTGAATCCTTCAAAGCCTTCTGGCTTGGACTGGGTAATGAAGAGCGTCAGATCATTGGCGTTATCGAGAAAAAACGCCTCTACGAATTGAGCTTGAAAAGTGAAAGTGCTGAGGAAGCCGAATTTACGGAGGCAGAGTAATGGAACAGAAATCACCTGAATGGTTTGCCGCTCGCTGCGGAAAGGTCACGGCCAGCCGTCTGGCTGATGTCATGGCGCGTACTAAATCTGGGTACAGTGCCAGCCGCCAGAATTACATGGCAGAACTTATCTGCCAGCGTCTGACTGGGACACGGGAAGAAGGATATTCCAACAGCGCCATGCGGCGTGGAAATGAGTTAGAGCCAGTTGCCCGTGAAATGTATGTGCTTAACCAATTCGATGCTGAGGTCTCTGAAGTGGGCTTTATACCCCACCCTGTTATCGAAGGATTTGGCGCAAGCCCGGATGGGCTGGTGAATGATGATGGACTCATAGAAATTAAATGCCCTAATACGTGGACGCACCTTGAAACCATCAAGTCCGGCAAACCCAAGCGTCAGTATCTCCTCCAGATGCACGCACAGATGATGTGTACCGACAGGAAATGGTGCGATTTCATCAGTTACGACGACCGACTTCCCCCTGATTTGGCCTACTTCCAGAAGCGCATTATTCGTGACGATGAGTTGGTTATCGAAATTGAATCGGAAATAAAAGCCTTTTTAGGTGAATTGGAGAAAGAGCTTGAAATCATTAAGCACTACGCCAGTGAGGCAGCATAAATGCAAAAAGGGGGATCTTGTACCCGGAGCAAAAATAAAGATTGGAAAGCCCTCACTACTAATAAAATAACAGTGATTATTTTACAGAAGATAATAGAACAATCCTTGTCTTTTTGTTGACATATCTGACTAATTTAATCGGGAAAATGCCTAATATGTGGAAACCTTACGAGATCCAATTCTTGCGCGAAGTGGCTGGCACTATGCCCGTCCATATTATTGCCGAAAAACTTGAGCGGTCACCTAGGGCCGTATGCCTAAAAGCGAGATATATAGGCGTCAGGATAAATCCACCCCATTGGAATGATGAGGAAATATCGCTAATAACATCGGGAAAATTTAGCAATGAGGAGATTGCAGAAAAAACCGGGCGCTCCATTCCGGCAATTAACACCAAGCGTTTGAGACTGAGAAATAAAGTGGCGTGAAGTGCTGCACCACCTCACGCCTGTCATTTTCAAAACCAAATCCATACAGGAAATATATCAATGAATTTGAAAACAACGCTAACTATCTTAGCGGGATTTGTCTGTGCTGTCATGACAGCTTCCGCGTTTTCCGCTGACGGCTCTATTAACCTTGACGGCGGCGAGGCGAATAACGTGCCGAGCAGCAAAAGCACCGTTATCGGGAACCAGAACACGGTGCCACAGGATAATTCTGTGGTGATTGGGCAGCAGAACGAAACCAAACAGTACAACACCTCAGAAAATCATCCCCGGATTATCATCGGGGACAAGAACCAGGCGAACGCCGGGGCCATCATCCTGGGTGAGGGCGGGGTCGCCGATGAACAGAGTGTTGTAGTGGGCGGTGACGCCAGCAAGGCGCTGGGTGTCGCCGTGGGGAATGGTGCCAAAGGCGGCTATAACGCGGTCTCCGTTGGCCAGGGGGCCACGACTGAAAAAGCCAGCTTCGGCGTGGCCGTTGGGGCTGAGTCAGCCGCCCTGAGTTCTGGTCCACAGGGGCAAGGCTCGGTGGCAGTCGGCACCCGTGCGACCGCAGGCTACGGCGGGGTGGCGCTGGGCTACGGTGCATATGCTACAAACGGCGGGGTTGCGCTGGGAACCGGCTCCCTCACCGCAAGGTTTGATGAGGTCAATGTAGGTGAGCGCTTTATTAGCGGCGTCAAGGCAGGGACGTCAAAAACCGATGCCGCCAATGTGGGGCAGGTGCAGGTGTCCAATGCCAACACGCTGGCCGTGGCTAATGCTCACAGCGATACAGGGAATGCCGATACGCTGCGTGCTGCCAGGTCACACACGGACGAGCGTGAGACAGCCACCAATGCGCGTACCGATGCCCTGTTAAAGGTGGAGCAGACGGCCCGCAATGAAGCCATTGCCAACGAGTCCCTGGCACGGAGAGACGGGGACGCCGCGACGCTGAAATCAGCAAACGACTATACCAACTGGCGGGTTGATACCCTGAATATCGACACCGCTGACACGCTGCGCCAATCGCAGACCTACACCGATACGCGGGCCAATGAAGCCAGGTATTACACCGACAACAAGTTCAGCCAGCTAAACACGCGTATCGAGCGGGCGGAGAAGCGACTGCACGCCGGGATTGCGGGTGTAGCGGCGATAGCCTCGATCCCCTATGTGGCCAGCAACCGCTTTTCCTACGGCGTCGCGGTAGGAAATTACCAGTCCGCTAATGCCCTCGCAGGGGGTATCCAGTACAAAACTTCACCCAACACGACTATCCGCCTCAATGTGTCATTGGACTCATCACACAACGCCGCTCTGGCAGTCGGTGTCGGCGGTGGATGGTAGAGGAGAAAAACATGTCTGATGAATCAAAAGCAAAATATCCCGGTGGCTTTGACGAAATTGAAATTCGTCAGCTTTTAGAGGGATTGGTTAGCGCTCATATATCAAAGGCAATGTCAGGAGAAAAGATGAAGTCAGATGATCGCATCCACGATTTGGGACTAATCAGACCCTTTATCATCCATGCCGCACATCTTGTTCGCTCTCTCATTGAGGAGAAAGAAGGCGTTTGGCCTATTGGTATAAACACAGAAATAGAGTATCGCAAGCTTAAAGGCGAGTAAGGATAATAAAAATGTTTGATTTGATTAGTCACCTTACTGAGAAAGGCATCCAGCATACCGTATCAGACAACGGGCATATCACTGTGGGCGGCTACCTCGACCTGCGCGGCACCCCCATCCCCGCACTGCCGGATGGCCTGACTGTGGGCGGCTGGCTCGACCTGAGCGACACCGGTATCACTACACTGCCGGACAATCTGAGCGTCGGTGGCTGGCTCGACCTGCGCGGCACCCCCATCCCCGCACTGCCGGATGGCCTGACTGTGGGCGGCTGGCTCAACCTGAGCGACACCGGTATCACTACACTACCGGACAATCTGAGCGTCGGCGGCGAACTCGACCTGAGCGGCACCCGCATCACCGCGCTGCCGGACAATCTGAGCGTCGGTGACTCGCTCGACCTGCGCGGCACCCCCATCCCCGCACTGCCGGATGGCCTGACTGTGGGCGGCTGGCTCAACCTGAGCGACACCGGTATCACTACACTACCGGACAATCTGAGCGTCGGCGGCGAACTCGACCTGAGCGGCACCCGCATCACCGCGCTGCCGGACAATCTGAGCGTCGGTGACTCGCTCGACCTGAGCGGCACCCGCATCACCGCGCTGCCGGACAATCTGAGCGTCTGTGGCTCGCTCGACCTGAGCGACACCAGCATCACCGCGCTACCGGAAGGACTAACTGTGGGCGGCGACCTCTACCTGGGCGGCACCGGTATCACTGTGCTGCCGGACAATCTGAGCGTCGGTGGCTGGCTCGACCTGCGCGACACCCCCATCACCACACTACCGGAAAAGTTTACCTGCCGGTCGCTCTATCTCGACCCAGAGCGTATAAGCAACATCGCATATCGCAAAGGGTGTGGACGCTCAGGCCGCACCGTCTTTGCAGCGTGGACAGGCAAAGAGATCCGCATCGCTGCTGGCTGCTTTTTCGACACCCTTGATGCTTTTGAGCGGGCTGTAGACGTCAAGTATACCGGCAAGGCCGCAGACGACTATAGGCAGGCGGCGCGGGAATGTGTGGCCGAACTGACCGAAAAGCTCGGTAAATGAGGATAACAAGATGATTGAATTAAATCCCTGCCCATTTTGTAAATCCGGCGAGACATATGTTAGCCCGAATAGGTGCAACGCTGGAATACATTCATACACGCTCAATCACTACTGCGATTTAATAAGGGGAAATATTACTTTTACGGGGAATAGCGAGGAAGAAGTTAAGTCCTTTTGGAATTGTGATAGGGGAAGGAAGTAACATCATGAAGAAGCATAACCAGCCACATTTAAGTGAGAAAGAAATAAAAGCATTGGCACAAAGCACCATCGAAAACTTTGTTAATTCGTGCCACTGCAAAAATAAAGATGACATTTTTATTGCATTGTCATTTTTGATTGATGCCGGTCTGAATGCTGGTGAAACCGTTAAATATGGAAAAATGGCGGTAGTCCAATGAAGAATCTGAATATTTCATGGGTTGGCATATGTCCACTATGTGACAACGACATACTCAAGGTAGAGACAGAGGACGGTAGTGATCCCTGGTTATACGATGGAGACAAAATCACTTGCCCCCAATGTGGTAGTACTGGCGCTGTAGAAGTCGACGAAGACCACGCCTATGCAGTATGGGATAACGACTGGAGCAATAGCGATGGACAATAATCCAACAATCCCGCTTTACCCGCAAGAGTACGTCTCAACACTACTATCACGTATCGCCGAGCTAGAAGCGAGCGAGATAAAATTGATTGAGGAACGTGACCACGCAGAGGATGCACTGTCTGACATGTTTGAAGCCGCTACAGGCGAGCGACCAGAATGGAGTAACTGGTTTGGTTTTAGGGCCGCTGTGGATGTGGTCGCAAATCGCCACGATGAAAGCAACCCTACGGCAACGCCCTCAACGCGGACGCGGCAAAAGTCTTTATAAATGCATATTTAGAAGGATAAAAGTAATGAAAATTTTAATGTCAGACATTACCGGGGCTATGCGTAGCTCGATTGAAGGGTATGCATTTTCCGTGGTCGATTCGATGGAATTCAGTCTTGGTCGAGATTTGACCACTGAAGAACAAGACAAGGTGTTTCACATTGTTGATGATGCTATCACCCGCATTACAAATAACCCCTCCCCCTAAATCAACACGCAACTTATCAGGATGGCTACTGGCTGTAGGGGTAGTTGCGTGGGTAAAACATAACAGAATAATTAACTTTATTTTTCGAGGTAGTATGAAAGATATCAATCTGATACCTGAAAAGGAAGTCATGATGAAACTTGGTATTTCATCACGACAAACAATGTACTCTTACCAGAAAAAGTACTATTTCCCCAAGCCTGTACGTACTCACCCTAAAGCTTATTTAGAAAGCGCTGTTAATCAGTGGATTCTAAATGGCGGCATCAACCAGAAAGCTTTTTCTTAACGTGCCAGAACAGCTTTTCAGCATGTATCTCATATCCTTCTTTCTGCCCTTCTATCCAGTCGTGCTTATTGTATACCGCCATCACCCCCCCCAATTCATGCCCCAGCATTCTTTCCGTAATATGTGGGGCTACGCCTGCCTCTGAAAGGCGTGTCACTAAAGATCTACGAAAATCATGTGCACGCCAATATCCTAGCTCCAGCCCTTCTCGAATACGTTTTATGTACCTGTTTGCGGCGGCGATCGTTAAAGGCTCAGTGATTAAATTTCCAGGAAAAAGAACCTTATCATAAGTTAGCATCGCCTTTTCCAACAAAGGTTCAATATGAGCAAAGATAGGGCGTCTGATTTCCCTTCCAGTTTTGCTATGCTCTTTTGGTACTGTCCAGACCATTTCTCTCATATCGAACTCGTGACGCTCGGATAGTCTCAGTTCTGACAGCCGCGCCCCCCACAGCATTAGCATCTGGTGTAATAGTTTATTTGACGTTGAGGCACGACTCCGCTCTATCGCAACCCATATGTCTGAAAGTTCGTAGTAAGTGAGAGTTCTATCCCCGGTTTCTGATCGGCTCCCCACGTCGCGAGGCTCAACCCTCATCACTGCGCAATCAGGGATAAAATGTCGGCGAATGCACCAACCCATGGCAGATCGCAATTGAACAAGAAGTTGCCTAGCTCTCCTGCTGTTCTTCCTTTCTTCTTGAGTGAACAAATCGACCCACTGCTTGACCGTAATATCAGCCACTGGACGTCCTTCAAAAACGTCACTTAGGCGTTTTATGACCGTCGATTTATAAAGTTCCCTCGAATTTTCGCGCAATGACACATCAACGTAATTTTTCTTCCAATATTCCAAGCAATCCTTTACCGTAACCATACTATTGGTAGCGCTGCTATTCTCGAAAAACTGGCGCGGTTCTATTCCACGATCATAAAGAATTGTAGTGGCACACTGAATTTGGCCACCTGAACAGAGGTGATATGCTCACCTCAGGACATTACAGGTGCTTCAATGAAAAAAAGAAATTTCAGTGCAGAGTTCAAACGCGAATCCGCTCAACTGGTCGTTGACCAGAACTACACCGTGGCAGATGCAGCCAGTGCTATGGATGTCGGCCTTTCCACAATGACGCGATGGGTGAAGCAGTTGCGTGATGAGCGGCAGGGAAAAATACCTAAAGCCTCTCCCATTACTCCTGAACAAATTGAAATACGTGAGCTGAGGAAAAAAATA
The sequence above is drawn from the Serratia symbiotica genome and encodes:
- the bet gene encoding phage recombination protein Bet yields the protein MSTALSNMAGKLAERLGMDAGDDLVGVLKATAFSGEATDAQFTALLIVANQYGLNPFTKEIYAFPDKQNGIVPVVGVDGWARIINGHDQFDGMEFEQDIESCTCKIYRKDRNHPISVTEWMDECKREAFKSKSGYEVKGPWQSHPKRMLRHKAMIQCARLAFGFAGIYDKDEAERVIEGTTAEVNVGRESDSRRPELISKGEDAAKSGAESFKAFWLGLGNEERQIIGVIEKKRLYELSLKSESAEEAEFTEAE
- a CDS encoding lambda exonuclease family protein, translating into MEQKSPEWFAARCGKVTASRLADVMARTKSGYSASRQNYMAELICQRLTGTREEGYSNSAMRRGNELEPVAREMYVLNQFDAEVSEVGFIPHPVIEGFGASPDGLVNDDGLIEIKCPNTWTHLETIKSGKPKRQYLLQMHAQMMCTDRKWCDFISYDDRLPPDLAYFQKRIIRDDELVIEIESEIKAFLGELEKELEIIKHYASEAA
- a CDS encoding YadA-like family protein, which encodes MNLKTTLTILAGFVCAVMTASAFSADGSINLDGGEANNVPSSKSTVIGNQNTVPQDNSVVIGQQNETKQYNTSENHPRIIIGDKNQANAGAIILGEGGVADEQSVVVGGDASKALGVAVGNGAKGGYNAVSVGQGATTEKASFGVAVGAESAALSSGPQGQGSVAVGTRATAGYGGVALGYGAYATNGGVALGTGSLTARFDEVNVGERFISGVKAGTSKTDAANVGQVQVSNANTLAVANAHSDTGNADTLRAARSHTDERETATNARTDALLKVEQTARNEAIANESLARRDGDAATLKSANDYTNWRVDTLNIDTADTLRQSQTYTDTRANEARYYTDNKFSQLNTRIERAEKRLHAGIAGVAAIASIPYVASNRFSYGVAVGNYQSANALAGGIQYKTSPNTTIRLNVSLDSSHNAALAVGVGGGW
- a CDS encoding leucine-rich repeat domain-containing protein; the protein is MFDLISHLTEKGIQHTVSDNGHITVGGYLDLRGTPIPALPDGLTVGGWLDLSDTGITTLPDNLSVGGWLDLRGTPIPALPDGLTVGGWLNLSDTGITTLPDNLSVGGELDLSGTRITALPDNLSVGDSLDLRGTPIPALPDGLTVGGWLNLSDTGITTLPDNLSVGGELDLSGTRITALPDNLSVGDSLDLSGTRITALPDNLSVCGSLDLSDTSITALPEGLTVGGDLYLGGTGITVLPDNLSVGGWLDLRDTPITTLPEKFTCRSLYLDPERISNIAYRKGCGRSGRTVFAAWTGKEIRIAAGCFFDTLDAFERAVDVKYTGKAADDYRQAARECVAELTEKLGK
- a CDS encoding helix-turn-helix transcriptional regulator gives rise to the protein MKDINLIPEKEVMMKLGISSRQTMYSYQKKYYFPKPVRTHPKAYLESAVNQWILNGGINQKAFS